The Ipomoea triloba cultivar NCNSP0323 chromosome 13, ASM357664v1 genomic interval ttcaatagtTTTACTACTTTAGGTAAATTGggcaaaatatattatcttatattTTACCTCAACATGTTTGATGAAatgggaaaaattaaaatacttatatatttacCATGTTATTTTTGTTGCGAATTCTATTTTACTTATTTCAAGATTTGCTGACCAAAATTTTGTTCTTCTTTCTGGCTCTGCTTTGCTTTGACATATCAGGTGGAACAGGACAAACGCTTATATTAAGTAACATAAAATTTTTCATAGTTTTTACTAATTgtctaattttcttttatttttatcttgtaTATAATTTATCTCAGCACGATATACGAAAGGTGTAAGTTAGTTTTTTTGCACAGTAAACGCACGgtgtaatttaaaaatttcCCTACTTTTACAAGTACtaatctaattttatttatttatttatttttatattgagtaATAGCAGTATCCTAATCCCCGGATCTCACCCTTAGAACCACTGCAAAGGTAAATTGCTGATCACGTAATCAGTCCACCAGTCGGTCTCTAATTTTAGTGTGGGTATACAAGGGACCAATGCACACCcctcattattgtgtggaccatatgGTCCACAGAGTTGTGTGGACTACCGtcaaaaaacacataaattacattatttgaacacataaaacacattattctaactcataaaatatattatcttaccctagaaattttattaatctaagacaaataaattaacatacaatagtctaattcataaaatacattatcttaccccaaaaatttcattattctaacacaaataaattaaagtacattattctaacacaagttaaagtacattattctaacatataaagttaagtacattattctaactcataaaatatattatcttattctaaaatgttcattattttaatatgtgAGAAGTAAGGATTTTTTTAACTATAAAAATTAAGTTGATTCATACAGCTGTAAATTGCCAATGGGCACTTTCCATCAGCTTGAGTCttttttgtattcttttttATACATGGATTCAGAGACATTAATGTGAAAATTAAAGGTGAAACAAAAGATGAAACAAATCTACGAATTCATTTCTTGGACTGATGGTGGAATCTCAGTATAACATACAGATGGCAGTGAGAAAGGAAGCAAGAGATGGAGTTCGTTCTGTACAAAAGATTCAGAGACACCAATAAAATGTCTCCTCTTATTCATAGGGGATCGATCGGGCACAATATAAGaagcctagctagctagctaaaaTTTGTTTGGGCATGGCAACGCAAAAGCTCAAGCTACCTCACTACCTTTCTCCTCATCATCCTCTTCAAACTTGTCTCCTAGCCTGGCACTCTTGTACCACTTAGCACACATAATATACGCCACCAAATCCATCAAAGTGAGACCCGCTAAGAGGAAGTAAAACCTGTCGAGATGGCCCCTGTTAAGGTTCCCAGGAATCCACCCGGGCATCCTGTCTTTTGCAGAGAATTTCATCACAATGCTCACTAGTAAGCTGCTAACGTAGTTCCCCAGAGATATGGAGGTCATGCAGAGGGCGCTGCCGAAGCTTTTGAGCCCGTCGGGGGCCTGCCCGTTGAAGAACTCGAGCTGCCCCACGTACATGAACACTTCCGAAGCTCCTATCAGTGCATACTGTGGGATTTGCCACAGAATGCTCAAGGAGCTGGACCCTTCGCAGTTGCTGCATTCTTTAATGGCGTATTTGAGTCTGTAGCATTCGACCATCCCGGCTGCCAGCATTGCCATCACGGCGATGATCAGCCCCACGCCCATCCTCTCCAGCTGCGTTATCCCGCCATTCGTCTCGTTGTTGGCTTCGGGTTCGCCTTTGGTGCTCCTCTTTATCCTGCCCACCAGTGGATCTAGAAGTCTTCTGTATAGGAAGATGCACACCGCCACGCTGCAGATGTCAAAGCTCGACATGCTTGCTGCTGGGATTCTGAAGTTTGCCACCTTTGTTTCCATGGCGTCGCCTTGCTCCACGAACAGGGAGGCCATTTGGGTGAAAACCACGGAGTAGATTATGGTGCATAGCCAGATGGGTAGTAGCCTCAGAATGCATTTCACCTCTTCCACTTGGGAGATTGGGCAGAGGCCCCATGGGCTCTGCTTCTTCCTCTCAATTTCCTTTGATGTTATCACAGATGCCCGATCCAAGAATCTGCAACAAATCAGACAACAGTAAGTTACCATgctttaatgtttaatttgtgaaGGGCAAGCTCATCAATTGGTAGCTATggagattgttgggcggaggttcGTGAAAGGACAAGTCTACCATCAtgctattaaaaaattaaatgttgatGATTTATAAGAAATGCATTTGATcgtaacaagtggtatcaagaGCAAAAACTATGCAATTAACGCTGACAAGTATTGGGAGGGGAAATTGTTGGGCGGGTGAAGGGCCAAATCTAGCAATTGGTGGCTAtgagattgttgggcagaggcccaTGAAGGGCAAAGTTGTGGTTAATGGATTGTTGGACGGAGTCTAGTGAAGGGCTAAGTCAAGCACCATGTCTTTCGAAAATGTAGCTGTTTATAGGAAAACACGTTTGATCCTAACAGGTAGTATTCAAGGACAAAAATTACAGTTAAGACTTAAAGACTAACAAGTGCTGGCAGGGGAAATTGTTGGGCAGGTGACCAAAATCCGGTCATTGGTGGCTATCAGATTATTGGGCAAAGGTCTGTGAAGAGTCAATCATCCTGCATGGTAAGtgcttgttcctaacaattttatAGAACAGTCttgaaacatttatttaaacaattttcttcaaTTACCTGAAACCTTCAGTGTGGAGCATCTTTCTTGAATTCTCATTTTCATCATCACCTTcataaaattcttcttcttcactagGAATCTGCACCTTCCACTTCTTTGAAGCGGCAACGACGACTTGGCAAAATCTGGAAAGGGGATTGCCATTAGGCTTGAAGTGTCTGTACCTTGTTGTCCCTGCTAGAAACAGCACCAGTGCAGCAAAAGCTGAAGCAGTAGAAGCCCAAAATCCCAGAGCCCACAACCCTTCATCCTCAAAGTAGTCCAGTATGGTGTTGGAGAAGAGTGAACCAAGGTTGAGGGCCAGGTAGAAGTAGCTGAAAAACGCCACTTTCGAGTGTTTCTCTCTCGAATTCTCATCGTCGAATTGATCTGCCCCAAATGTAGCAATGTTTGGCTGGTATCCTCCATTTCCCAGAGCCACCAAGTAGATTGAGACATAGAACATACCAATTACCCAGCTTGAATGGGAGCCACACTGGGTTTCTTTATCCCCACAGCCTTTTGGTTTCAACAAGTAGAATTGAGATGTCACAGATAATAACATCAATCCCTGCAGTGGTGGCATTTCATAGTAAGTAATTAAAGTTGTGTTAGGATAAAACGCTTATCACTACGTAAAAGGTTATAGATAGTAGCGAGGGCGTAACAATCCCTTAGCTACATGGTGTTGAATTTGGCTTTTACAGGCcttcgcccaacaatccccacCCAACACCAGCCAGTCTTAACTGGCTTTGATACTACATGTTAAGATTAAGCATttaccactatgccaaaagctatagttaGTCATGAATTGAAAgagcaactttatttctttatattgccACACATATTCGAGAGCCAGAGAGCTGAACTTGGCCATTTActagcctccgcccaacaatttccTTAGCCACATAGTGAACTTGGCCCTTGCTGGCCTCTACCTACCAATCCCCCTTCTCAACACCAGCCAGTTGTAACTGCTCTTGCTGAGACTCAAATCACATAAAtcttgctcttttttttttttttttttttttaaactttctgtcattgttattatttcttgttcttgttaatTTGAACAAGTTAGGCATCCATCTTTTCAAGAATTTTGTTGCAAAAAAGATAGAGATTGTCTATTGAATACAATTAAGATGATGGTGATAAGGAAGGGGAAGGGAAACTTACAATGACATAGATGACCTGGAAAATGGCACAGGTTTTGTATCTTCCCCAGTATGAATCACTGAGAAATGCACCAAGCAGGGAGAATATGTAAACAGTACCAGTCCATTTGCTCACACTGTTGGCTGCATCAGCATTTTTCTCTCCCATCACTCTAGTCAGGAAGAGAACCAAGTTTACCCCAACACCAAAGAATGCCAGAGTAGCTAGACCTTGATTCActgcaaatttttatttttttttaattttaaatcacAATTAGTCTCTTAATTGTATATGTTGAGTTTATTAAGTAGAGAGCATTTATTGATTTTGAAAAGTAAGATATTTGACTCATCAAGTTAAGTATCAACgtttgacaaaaatttaaacatttaattaaaCAACTAAACAATTAATGCTATGTTTatagtaagtatttattattattaatagatAGATACTCTACTTATTCACAAAGTCACGATTTTCTCCTAACATAAATGTTGGCCGTCCTAATTAAATGTTTGATGTATATGCAACATGAATATAtagaggcaaattattgtgtgaactatggatgcaatatacatttcttatatactaaaagtacattatttatgtactgaatgtacattagtgtggaccatggtccatggaataatgattcCATGATATGATAGAGCTTTTGGCTAATGAGAAATACATTTCTGAAATTGCATATAAAGTAGCACACAAATGTCATAAACATACATTTAATTACAACACGTAGAAACTTCTTTAACCTTTTTCCcacttttgaaaattgaaatatatttaatatttctttccttttctaagtaattttattttcttagttGAAGTGAAATTCTTGTCATTAACCACTCACTTTTGTGACCTATGCTTGCTGGCCCtccatatattttctttcatCTTTGACATAAGAAAAAGTAACTTCACCCCATCACTATTACCTTTTCTACTCTTCATCTACCATTTCTTCACGGCAACAAATTTGATGACCAAAAAAGTGTATACTATAAATAAACAGGCCAGAAGGATAGATAGCATTTGGAATGAATTTCTTGTCTAAGTTAAAGTCTCAAGTTCGAACGACGAACGTCACTTTACGCGTTATTATAATATGAGTGtgaatattactattattaaacaTTCTTTATAAGATAAGTTATGATAAAATCAGGGAAATTTATCGAGAAAAGGGGATGTCTAGTTGACATTTGAATGAATACAGTTGGAAAGATAATCAGACTAAAAAGAAACTTGTCCATTtgtgaataaataattattaataaaaagcACTACAAGCTATTTTGAATGaaacgataaaaaaaaaatattattttaatatttattttgaggatatataatgataatttaaaaaagagaaattatattattattattattacatacgAGTGAGTGCAAGATACATACGGTGCGGAAAGGATAGAGAGGAGAAAGAATGACGTGGCAAGCAAACTCATAAATGGCAAAAGAGTTGACAGATTACGTGTCAGGCATGTGTTCCCTAATCCTGCATGCCTTCCTCGCCCCTTCTCCTTCATCTACTTGTCCTCTACTGAATGAGGTGTATGTCCATCCTTCAAACCTAGTAAACTGTCCCAATCCATTCCCCCTACCCCACCCCcctctctatatatttttacacctacatacacataaatacatatatcatCACGAGTTCAAATCTTTAACCTATCCTTATTTTGAATTGATCAGCTAAGAGTAACTTAAGTTGATCGATTTACTTCTTTGTAGTCTTTTTTTCAGTTACAATCATATGGTGAGTTTTCACTTATATAGTTACATCCAAAAAGGTTGTGAGTTTCCCTcgttatccaaaaaaaaagttatacgTATAGATTTTACAATACTTTGTTTTTACTTGAGTATGGTAAAGACTTAAAGGTGCCTCATACTTGTTAGGGTCTACTCAGTAGGCCTCATgacttgaaaaaaaatacagataagatataactctatatttaactCTGAGGATTTTATCAAAtaacacatatatgtatgtgtatataatttTACTATGTTAAAAGTATATAAGTTTTGGATGTTAAAAAGGTTTGTAACGCCTGATGATGAAATGGATCATTTGGTAGTTGCTTGGAATTGTATTTATGATTTTGTAACGTTTGatgatagagagagagagagtagagacACACACAGTTGGAGGTGAAATGACAGTTTTGGGCATGGAAATTAAACAGTGAAGGAATAGTGGCAGCTGGGAAGATCAGAGCACAGtagaaagtaataaataaataaataaataaataaataaacttagaTAAAGAGAGTGGCGTATAGCTAGGTTAATGAGACACAGTGAAAACACAGAGAGATAAGCAGAGTTTGATATCAGATAGCACAGTAAAATTGTTTTTACAAACAAGCTAACTTTTTCACTGGCGAATtgaagatagatagatagatagaaaGGGTACTTACGCAGAATGATCATTCCGGCGAACCATTTTCCGGTCCGGTCACGGATAGCCGGCCGGCCATGCATGTCCACCGATCCATCCTTAGTTCTCTCTCCTTCACGATCATCACCATTCATCCCCGACGCctgcaaaacaaaacaaaagttcAAACAAACAAACGTGAAAaccttaatttttattatatttgcaCTGGAGTCGCACGGAGAACTTCGCATCCTCCTCGTTGATTCATTACTATTAGTGCTGAGCAGAGGCCTGgataaaggccaagtctagcactcGATAGCCGGAGAGTGCTGAGCAGAGGCCGATAAAGGCCAAGTCTAACAGTCAATGGCCGAAAagtgttgggcagaggccaagtccagcacccagtGTCTACAggtttaagaaaataaagtggGTGCTAACCTTCTTGGAGACTTCTAAGCAAGCCATTGATGATAGATGGAAGCTAAGCTTCAATTTCAGAGAGATTTTGTTGGTGCAAGCTAAGTAGCTGGTGATGGAGATGGAAGAAGAAGGAAGCTAAGAAGAGGGCTTTAATGGCGGACGGGCGAAGGAAAGAGCTGAGCAAGCTAGCCAAACAAGGGAAATGAGAAGCTATAGTTTGGAGAGTACAAGGAGtagagtatgtatatatagaagcTGGGGAGAAGACTCTCTAGGAAATGGACGGTGGAGATTCGTTTAACTTCGCTTCTCAAATTTGggggaaaaataaaagaaaataagaaacagaaagaaaaaaaaaaaagtaaaaaaagccAGTCACCACCACATTCATATGGGAGAATTTGTACAGCGGTGTTAGattgtttaataattaaaaaaaaagtggaccTTAAATTATACtggtaaataatataataaggtgtgaattttgcttttgttttgttttggtaaTATTTTGGTCCATATGTACTCCACACAAACATGACCTAATTTGGGGTTGCTATCAAGTATCCAATATTGTCTGTCAATTGGCTGCGTTTGATTTGACACATGAAATTCTTAACAATTTGGGTTTAGGAATTTAAGAATTTTGGTTCATACTATATTCATCATTCACAATGATTTGACACTCCACTCCTATTTCAGTTTAGGTATAAACtatatacaaatttaatatttatattttgaaaaaattgtatttttatcaTTCAGATATACACGTGGTACACACtaaattgatttttaagttaTATGCGTGATCATCTTTAACtcttacagcacgtttggttcacggaatgaattttaagggaataggaatactattccataaggaatggaataggtaaggaatagaatatgaattgtattccagcATTTGGTTCGCAGaagaaatagaaatggaatatatatttaaaagacataaatgcccttgtacaaaattattattattattattattattattattattattattattattattatgtataatgGAATCTAATATTCTTTGAAGACTGTTCATTATTGAatccttttgagttttgacttaTGTGATATAAAACTACGTTAGATTTGGATCATCAGTTATTCAAGAATGTTTATACATGATGGAATTTATGTatgaattaaaattcaaataattttcataatcaactgctaatcaatatattataagaacatttattaatattcagaagaagaataacataagttttttaaaacaaaatactgAAAACAATTCAATGATAGTAACAATGTTCATAAAATATAGATATGAATAATGATTAATGGCCAACAAGAAATCTTCTGATCCATTGTAGTCTTCGATCAGGATCAAGACTGAGGAAAAAAACGACTTTATTAGGATGATCAGTGAGCTTTAACAAAACAAGGTCCATTTCATCTAAAGTCAAACCATCGACCTCTTGTAATACACGATCAAGCTTCTAAAACATATCGATATCACGATCATATTGAAGGCCATCAGACAAGTTCTTACCAACTTCTGACATTGTATTGCTTATTAGCTTCGCAGCATTAAGCATACTCTCAGCACATATCTAGATAGCTTCATCATTAGTCCTTTTTCTCTTACTTGAAttgcttctttttcttccatCATTTTGTGGCTCAACCTGTGTACTCATGAAATCAAAATCATCCAAACCAACAAATGCACTATCATCTGTATCAACTCttatatcattttgttcttcagCTTGTATTTCTTCAACTACATCATCCGCTGTCTGTGCATCTTTTCCAGTTGCACGATCTTTAGAATATATTGCAGATAACTCATTATAAAACCTAAAGCTTCTTGATCTAAAAGGTGTAGCTTCTTTATGACtctaaaataaacatataaaataaattattagtacgtatacattaataaaaataaatgtaagtaAAACAAATGGTAAATACTTACAATTAAGTATGAATCCCAAATTGCATCTTCAACATAAACCATGTGCCTGTGCTCATTCCAACCGAACCCACTAGTGTCTTTACCTTGCACCATATCATGAATAATGCCCCATTCTTTTttcaaagttttaattctaCTCTCAATATGTGGCTTAGCTTTTATGGTAgtatttggtatttttttttcaaaatcattctttcAAGTTCTAATAAATAACCTGTCTTAAAGCCTGTATCAGAATTATATTTCCCTACATTATGCATTTCAGTCAAACAAGACACTAATATAATGTCTTCTTCTGGTGTGTTTGCTTAGTAGCACTTTGAGAGCCAATGGTTACAGATGTAGGGTCAGAAGACATTTTTAACTACAAACGAAATACATTTATTAAAGACATAACATTGTTCATAAACcacattttaaaaaacaaaaacaaaaacaagaaaacaaaaaaaaaacaaaaaacatcaaTGCACATGTCCTTAATTTCTAGATGTTACGTTATCCATTCATTGAACATGTCATTTGCTAATTCTGTCCTCCAATTATTCCAAACTTCTGAAGGCTCTATTTGTGCaatatcatcatcttcatttatTCCGTTATCTTGTACCAATTCATCTTCCATAAGATCAACATTCATCTCATTTCTAATAAAGTTATGCAGCAAACAACATGCAAGTATAATTTTGTTATGTATTCTAACAGGATAAAATGATGGGCTTCTAAGTATAGCCCATCTCATTTTTAATAAACCAAAAGTCCGTTCTATGACATTTCAAACAACTGcatgtttaatattaaaaaactcTTGAGGAGTTGTCGGTTGATGAACTTGACGCCATTCATTTAAGTGGTACCTTTGACCTCTAAATGGTGCCAAAAATCTTTCACTATTAGCATATCCCGTCAACTAAATAATAACAACctataaacataattttataatataatgagaatgcatattatattacatcatatttgaaattgaatattataatacttacCATTAGGGACCTTAAGTGGATGCCTTCTAGATAATGAACATAGACAAATTGCATATTAGGTGTACATACACCTAATACATTTGTTGCAATTTCACCCTTTCGAGATTGATATATAAGTTTATCTTCTGATGACATTTTTATTGTAATGAATGTTCCATCTAAAGCGCCTAGACAATTctagaaattatatcaaatattattaaatatatattcacattgtAGTTATTTGTTATAAATCAAGTGTAGGGGATAGGTTTAAGTACCTTAAACCATTTctctataaaatttataaaacaagaaaaggtGAGAAAGATACCTCGAAGAAGAATCTCAATTTGGAATGGCGGAAGGAGATATGTGCGATGACAGAGAGAAAGTTTGATGCGATGAATTTTAGAAAACTGAGCGTAAAAAAAGTAGGTTTAACAAGGGTAAATAATAATTCGTACAAATAAAGAAGATCAGAAAAATACCTTAGAAGAAGAATTCAATCTGCAATAGCGAAGGTGAGATGCGTGCGATGACAGAGAGGTGATGCGATGAGTTTTAGGTTTAGGTGATGCGACAGAGAGAGGTGATGCGATGAATtcaatttgtaaaaaaatgagcgtaaaatttttttgtttaaataagggtaaaaaagaaataataataataaagtaccTATTCTTGAGCTCTCAGGAATAAGTTAATATCAGGGGGGCccgggtaatagctattacccttgcaagggtaatagctcattctcacgaacattgttcctgggaatacaaatgcgaaccaaacaacggaataagttattactgggaatgctatgccattccctacctattccgtgaaccaaacagccCATTAAGGTATGCGTGAAATGATAAATTTAGTATCATAAGGACTATTTTTACCACCAATATATCAATAAAATGGTGAATCTGGTCATTCCGAGACTAAACTCGCTACTTTGCACATAACttatgtattaaattaaagatgatCACGCATGTAACTTAATGACTAAGTCTATACCATGAATATAAATAGATGAGCATATATTTTTAAGTTCATCATCTGTATTTCTATTGTTCGTTGCAATATTATTTTGAAGTGTTtcattaacattttttattgaGCATTATATCATTGTATTAAATGCATTTAAAATTGTACAACTTCCTTTATAAACAGTTTCAGTAAATATAAGATACAATCATAATacaatatagagttaattccatttttggtcatagatttataagggacgatttatttttagtcttttttaaaagaacatatgtttttggtcttagtattattgtgaaatgactatttttggttctctatcaacaaaacagtttaaatgcagttaaatacaatggcatttcaatattaattatgattttttttcaaaaaaataaaataaacataaaaaatataatgggtcaacctactttgtataaaaatatctaaatgtccttatatttaacgaaatttcaacgattttattgACGGAGGGcaaaaaatggtcatatcacaataatacgaggaccaaataaggatgttttaataaaaaaggactaaaagtggactgtcatctataaatctaggaccaaaaatggaattaactctacaaTATAATTTCCAGTCTTAACGTATGCCTTGGCGGAGCctgccaaattttaaaaattttaaaattaaataaaaattaatataaaaaaggtAATAAgagtatactaaaataatttggatataaacatataataatgctttgtaattttttaaacacaataataactaataaataatcaaatacataatgtgttaatccataaatcaataacaaatcatttatacaatgtaataattttttgaaagtgattatatatatatataatgaagcatggagcaaaatattaaagaaagtTATAATGGGGATAAATGAGAGTAGGTCAGTGTGAGGCAAGGCGAGGTGGGCTATGATGCTGACACGATGGGTGAGTTGGTGGTGTGCGATGACGAGCACGTGCATGGGCTGTGCGCCCTACGTGCATGCACGTGTATATATGGTGCATGGGGTTGTAGACAAATGGCGGCTGGAGTGTAGACGAATGGCAGCTGGGTTGTAGACAAAGGGTGTGTTATCCCACCATCCGCCTCGTTGTTGGGCTCGGTCTCACCCATACTACTCCCCTTTATCCTGCCCACCAGGGGATCCAGGACTCTTATGTACAAGAAGATGCACACCACCACACTGCAAATGTCGAAGCTCAACATGCATGCTGCTGAGATTATGAAGTTTGCCATCTTTGTTTCCATGGCGTCGCCTTGCTCCACGAATAGGGAGGCTATTTGGGTGAAAATCATGGAGTAGATTATTGTGCATAGCCAGATGGGTAGCAGCCTCAGAATGCACTTCACCTTTTCCACTTGGGTGATTAGGCAGAGCCGCCATGGGCTCTGCTTCCTCTTCTCAACTTCCTTTGATGTCATCACGGATGCTCGGTCCAAGAAACTACGCGCAACAGATAAGAAAACAGTCAGCCACCatgttttaatgtttattttgtATTGGGCCAATGCTTGTGAAGGCAGAACAAATTCAGCAATTGGTAGTTATGGAGATTGTTGGGCGCATGCACATGAATGGACAAGTCCAACATCAAGCCATTAGAAAATGTGATGATTTATAAGAAAACGGGCTTGAACCTAACGAGTGGTATCAAGTGCAAAACCTATGCAATTAAGGCTGACAGGTACTAAGAGGGGAATTGTTGGGCAGGTGAAGGGCCAAATCTAGCAATTGGTGGTTATGGGATTGTTGGGCGATTGCCTGTGAAGGACCAAGTCAATAACTGGTGAAAGACTAAGTCCAACACCTTGCCATTCGAAAATGTAGAGGTATATAGGACGGAAacgcgtttgatcctaacaagtagTATTTATGGATAAAAATTATGCAGTTAAGACTGATAAGTGCTAGGAGGGAGAATTGTTGGGTAGGTGACCAAATCCAACAATTTGTGGCTATCAAATTGCTGGGCAAAGGTCCATGAAGAGTCAAATCACCTGCCTGCCTGATAAGcgcttgttcctaacaatttcatACATTTATTTAGACAATTATCTTCTTTAATTACCTGAAACCTTCAGTGTGAGACATCTT includes:
- the LOC116002404 gene encoding protein NRT1/ PTR FAMILY 7.3, whose translation is MACLEVSKKASGMNGDDREGERTKDGSVDMHGRPAIRDRTGKWFAGMIILLNQGLATLAFFGVGVNLVLFLTRVMGEKNADAANSVSKWTGTVYIFSLLGAFLSDSYWGRYKTCAIFQVIYVIGLMLLSVTSQFYLLKPKGCGDKETQCGSHSSWVIGMFYVSIYLVALGNGGYQPNIATFGADQFDDENSREKHSKVAFFSYFYLALNLGSLFSNTILDYFEDEGLWALGFWASTASAFAALVLFLAGTTRYRHFKPNGNPLSRFCQVVVAASKKWKVQIPSEEEEFYEGDDENENSRKMLHTEGFRFLDRASVITSKEIERKKQSPWGLCPISQVEEVKCILRLLPIWLCTIIYSVVFTQMASLFVEQGDAMETKVANFRIPAASMSSFDICSVAVCIFLYRRLLDPLVGRIKRSTKGEPEANNETNGGITQLERMGVGLIIAVMAMLAAGMVECYRLKYAIKECSNCEGSSSLSILWQIPQYALIGASEVFMYVGQLEFFNGQAPDGLKSFGSALCMTSISLGNYVSSLLVSIVMKFSAKDRMPGWIPGNLNRGHLDRFYFLLAGLTLMDLVAYIMCAKWYKSARLGDKFEEDDEEKGSEVA